The Candidatus Leptovillus gracilis genomic interval GGGTGGTCCAGCCGCCGACCTTCGTTCGCTGCTGCACCTAGTGGGCGATGTGGAACTACGGCCGGCCGGGATTAGCACGGGTCCGGCCGCGGGGACTTTCCCGTTGGATAGCTGGGCGCGGTTAACCTTTGTGCTGGCGGCGCGGCCCGACAACACGCCGGTAGTCCGGCTGGTATATGGCGGCGTGGATCAGCCCCCGGCTTTTCCATTGACAGAGGCCATGATTGACGATTTTTTCACTTCGGCGGAAACGCAGGCGGTGTTGGACAGTGTGGAATTGGACATTGTAACCCCCATGGTAGACAGCCTGGAAACCAACCTGTTCCCCGATGATCCCCCGGCCCGCGATAGCTGGGCGGTGGCTTTGCGTTTGCGCCGCGCCGCCGATATCACGCGCGTAGACAGCCTGGCGGTTCAGGTGGCCCTGCCGGGCGACGCGCCTGACGGCGGCGACGTGAGCAGCCTTTTGCCGTCGCTGACCGAGTTTGGCATTATCTACAGCCGTCGGCTGCTCAACGCTGTGTTGGCCGCCCAGGCGGCCGCTTTGGTGAACACCGAGATAAACGGCGCGACGATCACCGATCTTTCTTTGCTGATGCAGGGAGATGTATTGCAGGTAAACGGCCGTGCGGAACAAGATACGGCCGTCGTCACTTTTATCGGTCCGGTGCGGATGCGCCTGCTGCGCGGCACAACCCAATTTGCCGCAGACAGCAGCCAGATTGTGGTGAATGTGGACCTGCCCTGGTGGATTGACTTGCTGCTTTTTTTGTCCCAGCCGGTGGGCGGTTTGTTCACTTTCGGCCTGGGACCGCTGCTGGGCATGGTGCTGCTTGCCAGCCAGGGAACCAGCCTGGGCGAAGTAGAAACGGAATTGGCCGCCGCGCCATTTCGGGTGCGCGGCGCGATTACCGCCGCCCTCGGCGATGGTCTGGCAGCTTTGGCCGAAGGGCTGGCGCTGAATGCCGGCGTGGGCGAAGTGCGCCCCGATTCTACGCCAGACCAAAGCCTGGTGGAAGATGGGCACATTGCCGTTTTTGCTCAGGTGTTTGTCAACCCCCTTACCGCCGATATTGTGGATGGGCTTTATTTCCGCCGGCAGCGACGGATTGGAGAGTTACAACTTGCCGGCGAACGTTGGTTGGCCGCGCCGGAACTGGCCCGGTTGGTAAAAGCAGAGTTGATTGTGACGCCCGGTTATCACGCCGTTGAACGGACGCTGGCAGATGGTGTGGTGCGGCGCTACATGCGCGCCAATCCCGACCGCGCTTATGACAACAACCTGTTGCAGCGGTTTGGGCCTGGGTAACGGCCGTTCTGTCTGGTACCAGTAACCCGAAGTCCGTATACCGTATTCTGACAGGGTTTGCCAGAGTTAGCGCCTTACGGATTACCGAATACGGATACTAGCAGCCTGTCGGAAAAGTAGAAATGGATACACGGATGACACGGATTGAACGGATTTACACCGATTTTCTGGTGATGTATCCGTAAAAATCCGTCGAATCCGTTCAATCCGTGTACCTGTTTTGAGTTTTCCGACAACCTGCTAGCCGAGAATTTCGGTAACAGCCAGTTCCAGCACGGCCAGCATCTCGTCTATCTGCGCCTGGTTGATGATCAGCGGCGGTCCCAGCATAATCACGTCGCCTGACGCACCATCAGCGCAGCCTTGCGAATAGTAGATCACCAGCCCCAACTCAAAAGCGCGTTCCGCGAGGCGCCAGGCTATTTTCTGTTTGGACGGGAAGGGGGTTTTGGTAGCCCGGTCTTGCACAATCTCCAGCCCCCAGAACAACCCCCGGCCACGAATGTCGCCGATGTGGGTGTGATGGGCGAAGGCATGGTGCAGCCTGGTATTCATGTAAGGTCCCAGGTTGGCCGCATTTTCCACCAACTGTTCATTCTGCAAAATGCGCAGTGTGGCCAACCCGGCGGCCGCGCCCACAGCGTGGTGGCTAAATGTGCCGCCGTGATTGAAATCGCCGAGGGTATGGAAAATCTGGTCCACGTCACGGCCGTGCGCCGCCACAAAGCCCAACGGGAAATAACCCGAAGCCGTGCCTTTGGAAGTGATCAGAATGTCCGGCTGCGTGTCCCAATGGTCCAGCGCCCACCACTTGCCGGTGCGCCCCATGCCCACCAACACCTCGTCGGCGATCAGCAGCACGCCATAACGGTCGCAAATCTGGCGGATGCGCGGCCAATAAGTATCCGGCGGTACGACGGCCCCCAGGCTGGCGCCGCTGATTGGTTCGGCGATGAAGGCCGAGACGTTTTCCGGGCCGTAGGCCAGAATGGATTCTTCCAGCCGCCCGGCCAACTCCACACCAGTGGCCGGGAAGCGGTAGGGGTAAGGGTGGCGAATGTGAGGCATGTTTTGCATCATGCCCAGGTAGGGGTTGCGAAAGCCAGGCCGACCGCTGACGCTGAGCGCGCCCAAACTCATGCCATGATAGCTGAGTGAGCGGCAGATGACGATATAGCGGCTGGTTTCACCGCGGGCCATCTGAATCTGGCGCGCCAATTTCATAGCCCCTTCCACTACTTCGGAGCCGCTGCTGAGGTAGAAGAAGCGCGGCTTGTCCAGCGGCACAATTTCAGCCAGGGCATCGGAGTAGGTTTCGATGGCTTCGCTGGTGAACATGGTGGCGTGGACGTAGGCGGCGGACTGGGCTTGTTGGCGCATGGCTTCGACAATTTCAGTACGGCCGTGTCCCACGTTCACCACCAGCGGCCCGCCGGAACCATCAATATAGCGCTTGCCTTCTACATCATACAAATAAATGCCCTCCCCATGAGAAATTTTGGGTCGGGCGTAATCCATCTTGCGGTAAAACACGTGGCCCTGTGGGTGGGCGTATCGCGTAGTCATTGTGGTGAAATCCTTTTTGGTTTTTGGGTGTGCGGGCGTCCTGCGCTCCCAGGTTAGCGGTACATGCCTTCCGGGTCTAACTGCTGCCGGATGATGTCCAATTCGATGGGTTGGGGCGGCACGATTTGCTTCAGGTTGGGCGAGACGCGCAGCGGCCAGGCGATGTCCGCCTGGATGCTTTCCACCGTTTCCCCTGACGCGACTTCAATCAGGGTCATCTCGTGGTCGGGGTTGGCAAAATCAAACAACGCCCGGTCGGTGATGACCAGTGTGGGGCCTTCGCCGGGCAGCCCGGCGCGCTGCCGGGCGTCGCCGCCATCCAGGTGGCCGGGGCTGGTGACAAAGTCCAGTTTGTCCACAAAGGCGCGCCCTTTCAGGCGCATGATCATCAAGATTTTTTGGGCGTTGATGGCGATTTCGCACGCGCCACCAGAACCGGGCAGACGCACCTTCGGCCTCGCATAATCACCAATAACTGTTGTATTCAAATTACCATAGCGATCAATTTGCGCGCCGCCTAGCAAAGCCACGTCTACCAGCCCACCTTGCAGGTAATACATGAACAAATCGGCCATGCTGACGACGGATTTTGCCCCGCTGACCAGCGTGGGGTCACCGATGGAGAGGGGCAGACGGGCCGGGTTGGCGCCAAAGACGCCGCTTTCGTAAACCAGTTCCATCTCTGGTGAATGGCTGCGCCGGGCCAGGTTGCAGGCGATGTTGGGCAGACCGACGCCGACAAAAACGACGTGGCTGCCCTGCAAAGCGCGGGATGCGTTGATAATCATTAATTCTGAGGGCGTATAGTCCATAAAAGAACCTTCGGTAAATAGTGGTTGGTTAAGTTTCAAATATCCCCTGAGCGTGTTCCAGAAGTCCCGTTCGAGACAAAAAGTTGGTGGGGCAATCAGGTCAGGTCAAAGTAGAATTCTTAGACAGGAATCTTAGACCAACTTCAAAAGTTGTCAACGACAATTAGAAATGCCCATCATTTGGTAGGCTGATGGGCATGGTTTATCTTGGCAGGTGGATGGTGAACAGGCTGCCGGCGTCTGGGGTAGAATGGAGGGTGATACGGCCGTTATGCTCTGCCACAATTTCCCTGGCAATGGTCAGGCCCAGGCCCAGGCCCTGAGGAAAACGGCGGTCGCGCTGGCTGCGGTAAAACGCGGCAAAAATGAGTTCTTGTTCTTCCGCGGGAATACCTGGGCCATTGTCGCCGACTTGCAGCCAGATTTCTGTCTCGGTTTCCCCGGCAGCGATGGTGATACGGCCGCCGCTGGGGGTATATTTAATGGCGTTGCTGACCAGGTTGCCCATCGCCTGCGCCAGCCGGTCGGGGTCGGCGTGCAGCGGCGATAGTTGGTCGGGCAGGTCGCTGCGCCAGACCAATCCCTTTTCCTGGGCGGCCGCCCGCCAGGTGGGCAGCAGGGCGGGCAGCCAATCGGTTAGCTGGATGGTTTGGCGATTGAGGGAGATGTTGCCCAGAATTTGCCCGTGCAGCCCGGCCAGGTCGTCTAGCAGCGGCTCCATGCGGCTGATGGTGTTGTCCATGCCGGCCAGAAATTCCTCGCGCAGGGCCGGGTCATTGCCGGCGCCGTCGCGCAGCACGTTGACGGCCGCTTTAAGCGCCCCCAACGGCCGTCCGATTTCATGCACCAGATTGGCTAACAACCGCTGCCGGGTCTCTTCCAATTCACGCAAACGGTCTGTTAAGAGATTGACAGACTGGGCCAGCTTTTTGGTCTCTCTGGTTCCTGTTTCCGGGACGGGTTCGCTGCGCTGGCCGGTGGCAATATCGGCAACGGCCGTTGTCACCGCGCCAATCGGCCTTTCCAGGCGCAGCGCCAGAATCAGCCCCAGCAGCATACTGGCGGCCAACGCCACCGCCAACACCAGCAGGACAAATTGACTCAGCCGGGTAAAACTGCTGGCAACGCTTTCCAGTTGATCGGACACCTGCACAATGCCCAACACATGCTGGTTCACGTCCACCACCGGCACGTAAATCGTCGCCGACTGTTCGTCGGGGCGGTAAGTCACGGCGACTTGCCGCTGCCCGGCGTTGAGGCTGGGCAGGTCTGGGGTGGGGCGCACCAGCGGGAGGGCGTCGTCGTCGGTGGCTGCCAGGTAATCGCCAGAGGCGGACAACAGCGATACCTGCACATCTAACTGGTCGTCGAATTGGGCCAGGTAAGCCTGGGCCTGCTGCGGGTTGGTCCAGATGTCGGTACGGCCGTTGGTGGTAGCAGCGATTAGCACAGCCTGCCGCGTGAGATTGGCCGACAGGTCTTGCAAAAGGATCTGCGTTTCCAGCAGATAGATCAGGGCTACGCCGATCAGCGGCAGAATCAATAATAGGGGCAGCACATGGCTGAGAATAAACCGACTGCGCATAGACATAGGAAGTTTATTTGGATTGTGGGCGAATGTAAGGCATTAGCTTATAGCCGACGCCGCGCACAGTGACCAGCCGTTTGGGTTCCTGGGGGTTATCTTCTATTTTTTCGCGCAGCCAGCGGACATGCACATAGACAACCTGAGGTTCGCCGCTAAATTCCGCGCCCCAAACCTGATTCAACAGATCGTCCATGGTGACGACGTAACCCGCTTCCAGGGCCAGGGTATGCAAAACGGCAAATTCTTTGGCCGGCAGCGCCAGCATGTTCCCGGCCACCTCAACAG includes:
- a CDS encoding aspartate aminotransferase family protein → MDYARPKISHGEGIYLYDVEGKRYIDGSGGPLVVNVGHGRTEIVEAMRQQAQSAAYVHATMFTSEAIETYSDALAEIVPLDKPRFFYLSSGSEVVEGAMKLARQIQMARGETSRYIVICRSLSYHGMSLGALSVSGRPGFRNPYLGMMQNMPHIRHPYPYRFPATGVELAGRLEESILAYGPENVSAFIAEPISGASLGAVVPPDTYWPRIRQICDRYGVLLIADEVLVGMGRTGKWWALDHWDTQPDILITSKGTASGYFPLGFVAAHGRDVDQIFHTLGDFNHGGTFSHHAVGAAAGLATLRILQNEQLVENAANLGPYMNTRLHHAFAHHTHIGDIRGRGLFWGLEIVQDRATKTPFPSKQKIAWRLAERAFELGLVIYYSQGCADGASGDVIMLGPPLIINQAQIDEMLAVLELAVTEILG
- a CDS encoding CoA-transferase subunit beta, with amino-acid sequence MIINASRALQGSHVVFVGVGLPNIACNLARRSHSPEMELVYESGVFGANPARLPLSIGDPTLVSGAKSVVSMADLFMYYLQGGLVDVALLGGAQIDRYGNLNTTVIGDYARPKVRLPGSGGACEIAINAQKILMIMRLKGRAFVDKLDFVTSPGHLDGGDARQRAGLPGEGPTLVITDRALFDFANPDHEMTLIEVASGETVESIQADIAWPLRVSPNLKQIVPPQPIELDIIRQQLDPEGMYR
- a CDS encoding HAMP domain-containing histidine kinase, with protein sequence MSMRSRFILSHVLPLLLILPLIGVALIYLLETQILLQDLSANLTRQAVLIAATTNGRTDIWTNPQQAQAYLAQFDDQLDVQVSLLSASGDYLAATDDDALPLVRPTPDLPSLNAGQRQVAVTYRPDEQSATIYVPVVDVNQHVLGIVQVSDQLESVASSFTRLSQFVLLVLAVALAASMLLGLILALRLERPIGAVTTAVADIATGQRSEPVPETGTRETKKLAQSVNLLTDRLRELEETRQRLLANLVHEIGRPLGALKAAVNVLRDGAGNDPALREEFLAGMDNTISRMEPLLDDLAGLHGQILGNISLNRQTIQLTDWLPALLPTWRAAAQEKGLVWRSDLPDQLSPLHADPDRLAQAMGNLVSNAIKYTPSGGRITIAAGETETEIWLQVGDNGPGIPAEEQELIFAAFYRSQRDRRFPQGLGLGLTIAREIVAEHNGRITLHSTPDAGSLFTIHLPR